AGTGTTTGTATAGTATTGTGTAGTAAAGTGAATGTATAGTATTTACCTGGTAATGGGTGCTGAAGTGTTTGTATAGTATTGTGTAGTAAAGTGAATGTATAGTATTTACCTGGTAATGGGTGCTGAAGTGTTTGTCCTCTTGCACCATCTCCACCTCCTGGCCCCCCCTCACCAGCACAGTCCTCACACTATACCCTGCCAGGTGCGTGTGCAGCTGTGAGGCGAAGATATTTATCCCTCTGGGCGGCAGAGCCTGGGGGTGGGACATGGGCCGATTGTCAGCCTcggaggctgggggggtgggggggggcatgctgtgGCCTGTAGGCTGGAGTGGGAATTATCTGACTTCCTGCTCTTTTTCTGCTCATTTGGACCTTGGAGGGTTATGCCAGTTCTATGGCCATGGAAGTGTTCTGTCAATGGCCTCACCGTCTGTGTGCACTTGGCAGTGCAGTATCCTGTCAGCTGGAAGTCTCTCATGCCAGGGGGAATGGCCATCAGTGGTGTGTAGACCAGGCCCAGCTCCATGATGCCAGCATCATACTTCCTCAGGGTTGGGGTGTAGTACAGGCGGATCCCAGACCAGTCCTGACGACCTGCAGCATAGCAGCATGGGTAATGAGGAGAGGACATCAGAAGAGAAGGGGTCAAGGGGCGGAGGAAGGTGGACCTTCCATACCTGTGATAAGCAGGGGATTGTGATAGTGCACCTCCAGACGCAGGAATCTGGAGGATCCTGGTCCCCCGAGAGAGAGGCCGGCATCTGAAGGGTAGTAGAATGCCTGAACATGGAGGTTTtcgtaaacaaacaaaaaaaatgtcattctCAGCATGAGTGAATCATCCACTGTAATTTAGAACAGTGTCAACAAATGCTGTGGAAAGCCAAACAGGATCAGCAACCTAGAGCAAGGCTCCAGTCATGCATGTAGCTGTGTTTTATGTAATCATAGCCAGAGGTCTATATAGCATtgctcatattttgtttggtttatatGAGTTTTGGCATGCAGACTATCTAGGATGATCTGTTATAGAGCAGATGATGCcatcttttaatgtttttattcatttttatccTCTCTCAGTTGGAGCTTAGATATCCTCAAGACATTCCCTTAATTTCTATTGTTGGTCTTCTTATTAATCCTGGTCGTGTAGTTTACACCTCTCCTAAAACTCCAAGTTGTCAGGACtgacatttttataaattaaataGCACTAAATCAGTTATTTCTTAGGAATGGCAGGTACGTTTATCATACATGTAATGTAAGTAGATGTTTCAGTTCACATCCAAATAGTCTAGCTGTCACCCTAGAACATACTAACTAGTGTAAAGCAGTAGATCTATTCTGACAATACTCAGTAATGGCTATTACTGCAGATTCAGTCCAGACCTTGAATCTGGAGCTCTTAGTTGATAGGGAGGGTTTATGTAACTGTTCCACTTCCACCTCCATACTGTCCATAGTTTTATAATGCCCACATTTCTTGACAAATATAAACACAAGAAGTCCTGAAAAAAGGCTTCCCTGTTTTCCGCCTAATCTCTTCTCCCCAGCTCTGTTTCCCACCCAGCAAACacgatttgcatttatttagctCTTTTTAATCCAATCGGAGTACTCTTGTTCGCTAGCAGTTCTTGGCCGCGGTCCTCGTCCATCGAGCCGCCTCTGTGTGGTATAGGCTGGCATCAGCCTTGTTAAAAATAGGCCCCACTCGAACATGAGAGTGCTCCACACGGGCTCCACCGTCGTGTCTTCAGACGCTCTGTGTGTTTTATGCGGCTTGTTGTCTTATCCTCCCAGGGTTGTGTGTTTTGGTCCCGTATATCGGTGACTGACTTGTGGAAAGGGGAGGCTTCCTTAGCTAAGTGACCGTGTTCACCAAAGATCATCTCCTCTGACAGCCCTCCCCAGCATCAGATGTGATTTATTTTCGCACTCAGGCCAGCCTCCTGCCAGCTGGATTTTATCTAACTCCCGTAAATTTTTCATGAAGCAATTTAAGGTACATTTCTAGAACGGCCTCTCTTCCCACATGAGAGAATAAGAATTAAAGGTACAAAACCTTCTGAATTAAATTTTATTATGATAGTTGTAAACTAATGAGGGAACTCATCTCGTGCTTTTGCCATAACCCAGGGCCTGATTAAGGCCCCCATGAATATTTATGTTGCATTGTGTTCATGCTTCACGAAGCCTATTATTGATCCTAGCGGAACGTCGGACTGATGCGGAAAGTTCAAGAGGCTGGGCTGAGCAGGAAGCTGTGTCGTCCTCATTCTGCGTTCATACAGCCGCTTTGCAGCATTTGTTTGAAAAGTCACTCACGTTCTTGCAGTTTTATACTTTCATGCACTTATTTTTAACGGGGATAGAaggttcaggttcagaaagtacaaatccagaccaagattttgtttcaaccagccagttgagtactctatgactgtgactctttatactcaactggctggttgaaacaaaatcttggtctggatttgtactttctgaacctggacATTCAACCTCTTATTTTTACCAATCCCATGTTGCCATTCTGACTGAGTGGGTATGGCGCTGGCCCCTTCGTCCAGAGGTTCAGGGTTTGAATTCTCTCTGATGGCCTCCTTACTTTCAGGGTGCCCTTTTGGCCATAATTAGAAGGTGGCCGGTCCAAATCTCAGGCCCGGCAGAGCAATGCTGCCATTGGCCccagagcaaggcccttaacccccatttCTCTAGGGGTGCTGGAGGCCGGCCAGCCCCCAGACCCCCTCTCAcctctgtatgtgtctgtcttctTCATTGTTTTACTTCTTCTTATTCTTACTGTCTTATGGTGTAttccattattttattataatttttattagtGTATCTCATTGCCATGTTTTCTCCTTTTGAGTCCCCAGCCTTCTTATTTGCTCTTActattgtaaagcactttgtgaCCAGTGCCtgtgaaaagtgctatataaataaacttaaCTTAGCTAGTTACTTCCTTATGGGCAAAAAAGACAGTTTCCCCACAGGACTGATTAAAGCATCGCTATCCGCTAAGGTAGCGGGCTGACATTTACAGCTGCCCCGGTCACGGATTCGCCTTGCCCATTACACTGATTAGCTTATGTGTGAGCTGGTTATTCTGGTGGTTACCTCAGCCCCCATGGCCCAAGCCGCCAGCACGTGTCGGCAGTAGTTGAGTTTCCTTGGTTTCATCTTGGAGTCACAGGAGCCGCTGTACTCGGGTACGTTCTCCAGCTGGGGAGCACACTCAAAGACCTCCATGTGGTGGACGATGGCCTCGTTACCGCGGGTTACCACCGACTCGTACTGAGAAGACAGAACTTGCTTGTTACTCTTACTCGCTTTAGAAAGTCCTTCCAGATGCTACAGTTGTTTACAGAACGAGTGTCTGATGTTGCCATTGTGGAGAAGAATGTGGTACAGAGTGTCGTGTCTGAAACTTTAGAGGCTAAGATGGGCAGAGTAGGGAACATGCAAAGTCATGCTTGGAATGTAAGAATGTAGAAGGTTACCATGACGATGTGGTTCTTTGGCATATCGGCGGGGAGCTGGTAGATATGGCACCAGTATGTGGTCTCCTGCTCTGGAATGGTGATGCCGGGAGCCAGGATCTCCAGAGTACGGAAGTCTGGGGGcagcgggggggaggggctgtctGGGCGGAGCAGCAGAACGCGCTGCACCCCCGGGTGGATGAGGGACAGGTTGAGCTTCCGCAGGGCGGGGAGCGGCTCCTCCAGCAGGCCGTAAATGAGATGCACAGTGCCCTCCTGCACACATATTGCATCACACATTGCATCACACATTGCATCACACATTacatcacacatttcatcacacatGATGGGTAGTGTCTGGAtagaataaaataatacatggaTCATACATTGGTTTAATAGTTTTAAAATGGATAAAATGTCAAACTAATAAGGTGTGATAGGTTTCAATACAGCCATCTGTTAAGCAGTGGAATTAGGAAAATAATCTGTGATGAAAAAGATGATACTGATGGATCTGGTGGTCAGTTCGTAGCCTGTTtgctgctctcacctgtatgacGTAATCCCTGGGGTCACATGTACTGAAGGGCCTCCTGAACAGCAGGTAAAATCCATCCTGTGTGTCCTGCACCTCTAACAGCTGGTAGTCCTGCTGGCTGTccagggtcacatgaccactgcCGTCACTCCAGGCATCCTTGGAAGGGACATATACATCTGGGGTCATGTGGAACTCAAAGCACACTTACTATGACAGTCTCACCTGGCTGACGTTAGGAGAACGTGGTGCTAATTCTACAGCGGTTGAATTAATGGCCAGTAGAAGGTTTggcctctcctccgttgtcatctggctttctttatttaatttctttccttccttgtTCCCCATTCAgtattactctctctaatgatgtttaatgtatcacaacacatccatgcaAAGCACCTTGggacgactctgttgtgaaaggcgctatataaaaattttattgaattgaatttgtgGACAGtacacactgtcagaaaaaagagtatcgatttgtacctttgaaggtactattacttgtcactggggctgtaccctcaggAGTCTGCCTGTTGTAACTGTAGCTAATTGTACCTTCTAGGCACAGAATTGGAGTCTGAGGAGTtttttgtaccttggggaacaaaaccaGGGCTGTCCCCAGTGTTTAGGCTTCCTGCTTAGTTTTAATTTGTAGTTCACTGGAAATTGAACAATATGTGCAAGAAGCTAACAGTGCGGATGGCCCAGAGGGTAATCTCAGGAGTCACTGCAACAGCTGGTCCTGTCGCATCTAATCACCAGACACAAGATTATACATGTAATTACACACACTTTCCTAGTTTTTTCTACTAATAGTTCAGGTCAACATATTAAGACTGTAAAGCCTCCCTGACACAGACTCGTTAGCCAAGGAGACCGTTTGTCGGGATGAATTAGCTTTGGTCTCATAATCCACGTTTGAGTTGAATGTTTATTTCCTCTCGTTAGACGGAGGGTAACGATTGGGCCCATTTTTGATTAATTTCAAGGAAAGTGATCTCAGGGGTAGAGACCTGTTATGCATAGATAAAGTTGGAAATGGAAACTTAGTTTGGCTCTCGACTTTGACGCTTTTCTCACGGAGCTGGCATGGATGTGGAGCAGCGAAAACTTCAACCCAAAGTGTGGGTGAGGTGGGCTGTTCTTGACAGCACAATCACCACAGGGTTCATCTGCTTTGTTCTCTGAAATAGAATCCATGCAGAGAGTGTCTGTGTGCCGACTGGTATAAATATAGCCCCGTGGTGTCAATCTGGGCAGGAAAATAAGGTATCCATTTAAAGAAACGCCTCAGTCACGATGCAAGTCGAGCGAACGCCACCATTTTTGAATAATGGCAACTAACGCTGTACCTCTGCCCATGTAGTTTGTCACAG
This is a stretch of genomic DNA from Paramormyrops kingsleyae isolate MSU_618 chromosome 7, PKINGS_0.4, whole genome shotgun sequence. It encodes these proteins:
- the dbh gene encoding dopamine beta-hydroxylase — its product is MRLLNRDLNLQDVTVMYLTTLATLVVILVASFQAGSAPGATLPYHIPLDPNGNLQLSWNISYTQQELYLKLRVSHLQYGVVLGMSDRGEIFNADLVVLWSDGKRSYFGDAWSDGSGHVTLDSQQDYQLLEVQDTQDGFYLLFRRPFSTCDPRDYVIQEGTVHLIYGLLEEPLPALRKLNLSLIHPGVQRVLLLRPDSPSPPLPPDFRTLEILAPGITIPEQETTYWCHIYQLPADMPKNHIVMYESVVTRGNEAIVHHMEVFECAPQLENVPEYSGSCDSKMKPRKLNYCRHVLAAWAMGAEAFYYPSDAGLSLGGPGSSRFLRLEVHYHNPLLITGRQDWSGIRLYYTPTLRKYDAGIMELGLVYTPLMAIPPGMRDFQLTGYCTAKCTQTALPPRGINIFASQLHTHLAGYSVRTVLVRGGQEVEMVQEDKHFSTHYQIIRTLKKIVNVLPGDVLLTQCMYNTEERKRATVGGFGIMEEMCVNYVHYYPRTQLELCKSHVDPEYLQKYFSFINRFQGRETCSCGQADVTEQFTSLAWDNFSSQVLSSLYNTAPITMHCNQSTAELFPGDWEKQELPHVTGILPKTKYPCESCRRASGQSESPTVVRPHGA